In Leuconostoc kimchii IMSNU 11154, one genomic interval encodes:
- the pepF gene encoding oligoendopeptidase F — MAQLLRNEVPEKLTWDLSTIFASDEQWETAFSEIQQDLKGLKQFEGHVGDSATTLQNALEADLKLERQLEKVYVYAHQIYDQDTTNQTYAAFNTRVQGLWAEVSEATAYFQPEVLNIPDDSLTRFLKTPELQPYTHLFETLQAQKPHTLPADQEGLLAGVSDILGASENTFGVLDNSDITFADVHTEDGEIVPLTNGLYSLLLESQSRDLRREAFETLYDSYIRLQNTFASTLSSHVKGHNFLAKVRHYDSAREAAILPHSLPTSVFDTLRQTVDENLPLLHRFVALRRKVLGVEDVHSYDLYVPLVDEVEFDVTYDRAQEIVLAALAPLGQDYLEIVQKAFDERWIDVVENKGKRSGAYSSGTYDTNPFILLNWQNNLNNVYTLAHEMGHSVHSYMTRHQQPYHYGDYPIFLAEIASTTNESLLTDYLLKTNDDSKFQAYVLNQYLDGFKGTVFRQTQFAEFEDWIHEQSAAGEALTADKMSAYYAALNQRYYGPDLFPDEEIAYEWTRIPHFYYNYYVYQYATGEAAATTLAERIINHDGAEAYKTYLKAGSSDYPLNVISRAGVDMNQAGYLKQAFSVFESRLDQLENLLIK, encoded by the coding sequence ACAATTTGAGGGCCATGTTGGCGATTCTGCAACGACCCTCCAAAATGCGCTAGAAGCCGATCTTAAGTTAGAGCGTCAATTAGAAAAAGTTTATGTTTATGCACATCAAATTTATGACCAGGATACGACTAATCAAACGTATGCGGCTTTTAATACTAGGGTACAGGGTCTTTGGGCGGAAGTTAGCGAAGCAACAGCCTATTTTCAGCCGGAAGTCTTAAATATACCAGATGATAGTTTGACACGTTTTTTAAAAACACCTGAATTGCAACCTTATACACATTTGTTTGAGACACTACAAGCGCAAAAACCACATACATTGCCTGCCGATCAAGAAGGGTTGCTAGCAGGCGTGAGTGACATTCTTGGTGCATCAGAAAATACATTTGGTGTGTTAGATAATTCTGATATAACATTTGCTGATGTGCATACAGAAGATGGCGAAATAGTCCCCTTGACCAATGGGTTGTATAGCTTATTACTTGAATCTCAATCACGTGATCTGCGTCGTGAAGCCTTTGAAACTTTGTATGATAGTTACATTAGGCTACAAAATACGTTTGCATCAACCTTGTCGTCACACGTTAAAGGACATAATTTTTTAGCGAAAGTGCGTCACTATGATTCTGCGCGTGAAGCAGCTATTTTACCACACAGTTTACCAACATCCGTTTTTGACACATTAAGACAAACAGTAGATGAAAATCTACCATTATTACATCGATTTGTTGCCCTACGTCGAAAGGTATTAGGCGTGGAAGATGTTCACTCTTATGATCTCTATGTGCCATTAGTCGATGAAGTTGAATTTGATGTGACGTATGATCGTGCGCAAGAAATTGTGTTGGCTGCGTTAGCACCTTTGGGTCAAGATTATCTTGAGATTGTCCAAAAAGCCTTTGATGAGCGTTGGATTGACGTGGTAGAAAATAAAGGGAAGCGCTCAGGTGCCTATTCAAGTGGTACTTATGATACCAATCCGTTTATTTTGTTAAATTGGCAAAATAATTTAAATAATGTTTACACGTTAGCCCATGAAATGGGTCATTCTGTGCATTCATATATGACACGTCATCAACAGCCTTATCACTACGGTGATTATCCAATTTTTCTTGCAGAAATTGCCTCAACAACGAATGAAAGTTTATTAACTGATTACTTGCTGAAAACAAATGATGATTCCAAGTTTCAAGCCTATGTTTTGAATCAGTATCTTGATGGATTTAAGGGAACAGTATTTCGTCAAACCCAATTTGCAGAATTTGAAGATTGGATTCACGAGCAAAGCGCTGCAGGGGAGGCACTAACTGCTGATAAAATGAGCGCTTACTACGCGGCTTTGAATCAAAGGTACTATGGTCCAGACTTGTTCCCAGATGAAGAAATAGCCTATGAATGGACACGTATACCTCATTTTTACTACAACTATTATGTTTATCAGTATGCAACTGGGGAAGCGGCAGCGACAACACTGGCCGAACGTATTATTAATCATGACGGCGCAGAAGCTTACAAAACTTATTTGAAAGCAGGGTCTTCTGATTATCCACTAAATGTTATTTCACGAGCTGGTGTTGACATGAATCAAGCTGGCTATTTAAAACAGGCCTTTAGTGTTTTTGAATCGCGTCTTGATCAATTAGAAAATTTATTAATTAAATAA
- a CDS encoding cytidine deaminase: MTKKNAPHELVAVALAALDHTYTPYSHFPVGAALLTASNEIFKGVNIENVSFGLTNCAERTAIFSAVAAENKQFKGLVIAGHTDEPIAPCGACRQVMVEFFDPQMPIWLINDSGKEIQTNVAELMPGSFSILK; the protein is encoded by the coding sequence ATGACTAAAAAAAATGCACCACACGAGCTGGTAGCTGTTGCTCTAGCGGCACTTGATCACACATATACACCATATTCTCATTTTCCTGTTGGTGCTGCGTTATTGACAGCCTCTAATGAGATATTTAAAGGCGTAAATATTGAAAACGTGTCATTTGGGTTAACAAATTGTGCTGAACGTACAGCGATTTTTAGTGCCGTTGCAGCAGAAAATAAACAGTTTAAGGGGTTGGTTATTGCTGGTCATACAGATGAGCCTATCGCGCCATGTGGTGCTTGTCGTCAAGTAATGGTTGAATTCTTTGATCCACAAATGCCTATTTGGTTGATTAATGACTCAGGTAAAGAAATTCAAACAAATGTCGCCGAGTTGATGCCAGGGTCATTTAGTATATTGAAATAA
- a CDS encoding phosphoglycerate dehydrogenase: MKKVLVFEGMTQSVVTYLESNHIEVIINKQQEASDFTSHPDIDGIILMMHPVAENIMSKLPKLKVIARFGVGYDNVNLEDASSHHIVVTNTPGANATAVAETAVMHMLMAGRSFYQQRQSITDNIGHVPVGQEITGKTIGVIGFGAIGQKIDELLTGFNVNVLAYARHEKSVKNGRMATLEDIYTKSDFIVLALPSTPETHHMINADVFEKMKTNAVLVNIARGSVVDEQALITALKSGKIAGAGLDVVENEPIANNNELLTLPNVFVTPHVAAKSREAFDSVGFVAAQEVVRVLNNDTPHFKVND; encoded by the coding sequence ATGAAAAAAGTATTAGTGTTTGAAGGTATGACACAATCTGTTGTGACATATCTCGAATCAAATCATATTGAAGTGATTATCAATAAGCAGCAAGAGGCAAGTGATTTTACGAGCCATCCAGATATTGATGGTATCATACTGATGATGCATCCTGTCGCAGAAAATATTATGTCAAAGCTACCAAAGCTTAAGGTTATTGCACGTTTTGGTGTTGGCTATGACAATGTGAATTTAGAAGACGCTTCGTCACATCATATTGTTGTGACAAATACACCAGGTGCGAATGCGACAGCTGTTGCAGAAACAGCTGTTATGCACATGTTGATGGCGGGACGTTCATTTTATCAACAACGACAAAGTATTACTGATAACATAGGTCATGTACCAGTTGGACAGGAAATAACTGGTAAAACAATTGGTGTTATTGGCTTTGGTGCTATTGGGCAGAAAATTGATGAATTACTAACTGGGTTCAATGTTAATGTGTTGGCCTATGCGCGACATGAAAAGTCAGTTAAAAACGGCCGTATGGCTACACTGGAAGACATTTACACAAAGTCTGATTTCATTGTTCTGGCATTACCATCGACACCTGAAACGCATCATATGATTAATGCTGATGTTTTTGAAAAAATGAAAACCAACGCCGTGTTAGTTAATATTGCTCGTGGATCTGTTGTGGACGAGCAGGCATTAATCACTGCGCTTAAGTCTGGTAAGATTGCTGGTGCCGGTTTGGATGTAGTTGAAAACGAGCCCATTGCCAATAACAATGAATTGTTGACATTGCCAAATGTTTTTGTAACACCACACGTTGCAGCTAAATCACGTGAAGCTTTTGATTCAGTAGGGTTTGTCGCGGCCCAAGAAGTGGTACGTGTTTTAAATAATGACACACCACATTTTAAAGTAAATGATTAA
- a CDS encoding LacI family DNA-binding transcriptional regulator, with amino-acid sequence MVAKLSDVAELAGVSVTTVSRVINSYGSLSQKTIDKVHAAMRELRYQPNAMARSLQGKSSQFIGLIFPNIENPFFTALVAEIEELLFEKGYKVIIATSSNDIEKEQQYLQMLAANQVEGIITSSHNPNIDSYKDSFLPIVSYDRYLSETIPIVSEDNYRGGYLLGEYLVSTGAKNILMLRDDDNSNSPTAKRYQGFTEATANNSHLTTFDLDSNQVSNGGDIQAIVDIVVDNKIDGIFAYNDIMAIQLQNALRKANLRVPEDVNVVGYDGSPIVQLLHPDLPTIIQPIHEAAQRLIDTLFNEINNKPALPNDVLPVKLYTPESK; translated from the coding sequence ATGGTTGCAAAACTAAGTGACGTCGCTGAATTAGCTGGCGTTTCAGTAACAACAGTATCACGTGTAATTAATAGTTATGGTTCACTAAGCCAAAAAACGATTGATAAGGTTCACGCTGCTATGCGTGAATTGCGCTACCAGCCTAATGCAATGGCGCGTTCCTTACAAGGAAAATCCTCACAGTTTATTGGCTTAATTTTCCCCAACATTGAAAACCCTTTTTTCACGGCGTTAGTAGCTGAGATTGAAGAGTTACTATTTGAAAAAGGTTATAAAGTTATCATCGCCACAAGTTCAAACGATATTGAAAAAGAACAACAATATTTACAGATGTTAGCTGCTAACCAAGTGGAGGGTATCATTACTTCTTCTCACAATCCAAATATTGACAGTTACAAAGATAGTTTCTTGCCTATTGTGTCATATGATCGTTATCTTTCAGAAACGATTCCAATCGTTTCTGAAGATAATTACCGCGGTGGTTACCTTCTTGGCGAGTATCTTGTGTCGACTGGTGCCAAAAACATATTAATGCTACGTGATGATGATAATTCTAATTCACCCACTGCAAAACGTTACCAAGGGTTTACAGAAGCAACTGCAAACAACAGCCACTTAACAACATTCGATTTAGATTCAAATCAGGTGTCCAATGGTGGTGATATACAAGCTATTGTTGATATTGTGGTGGACAATAAAATTGACGGCATCTTTGCTTATAATGATATTATGGCTATTCAACTTCAAAACGCACTGCGTAAAGCTAATTTACGTGTGCCAGAGGATGTGAATGTTGTTGGTTATGATGGTTCACCTATCGTACAATTGCTTCATCCCGACCTACCAACAATTATTCAACCTATCCATGAAGCTGCTCAACGTCTAATTGACACGCTTTTCAATGAAATTAACAATAAACCTGCTTTACCAAATGACGTCCTACCTGTTAAACTGTACACACCAGAGTCAAAATAA
- a CDS encoding zinc-dependent alcohol dehydrogenase family protein has protein sequence MEALVLTGIKSLELQDIDQPEVKPNEVKIHTAFAGICGTDHALYAGLPGSAPAVPPIVLGHENSGVVAEIGSAVTNVKVGDRVTVDPNIYCGQCKYCRTGRPELCENLSAVGVTRDGGFEEYFTAPASVVYPIPDNVSLKSAAVVEPISCAVHGIQLLKVTPYQKALVIGDGFMGELFVQILQAYGIHQVDLAGIVDEKLAMNKEKFGAKNIFNTMKGDKIPDAEYDVVIEAVGMPQTQEAAIEAAARGGQVLMFGVGGPDAKFEMNTYEVFQKQLTIQGSFINPNAFEDSLALLSSGKLDVESLMSHELDYNTVDDFVNGKLGVVSKAVVKVGGEEA, from the coding sequence ATGGAAGCATTAGTATTAACAGGCATCAAGTCACTAGAACTACAAGACATCGACCAACCAGAAGTTAAACCAAACGAGGTGAAAATTCATACAGCCTTTGCAGGTATTTGTGGTACCGATCATGCCTTGTATGCTGGTTTGCCTGGTTCAGCACCAGCTGTTCCTCCCATTGTTTTGGGACATGAAAATTCAGGTGTTGTTGCTGAAATTGGTTCAGCAGTTACAAATGTTAAAGTGGGTGATCGCGTAACTGTCGATCCTAACATCTATTGTGGACAATGCAAGTATTGCCGTACAGGACGTCCTGAATTATGCGAGAACTTGTCAGCTGTTGGTGTGACGCGTGATGGTGGTTTTGAAGAATACTTTACAGCCCCAGCTTCAGTAGTTTACCCAATTCCTGATAATGTGTCATTGAAGTCAGCTGCTGTTGTTGAACCTATATCATGTGCTGTTCATGGTATCCAGTTGCTTAAGGTAACACCTTACCAAAAGGCTTTGGTTATTGGTGATGGCTTCATGGGTGAATTGTTCGTACAAATTTTGCAAGCATATGGTATCCACCAAGTTGATTTGGCTGGTATTGTTGACGAAAAGCTTGCAATGAACAAGGAAAAGTTTGGTGCTAAAAACATCTTCAACACAATGAAGGGTGATAAGATTCCTGATGCTGAATATGATGTTGTTATTGAAGCTGTAGGTATGCCTCAAACACAAGAAGCAGCAATTGAAGCAGCCGCTCGTGGTGGACAAGTTTTGATGTTTGGTGTCGGCGGACCTGATGCTAAGTTTGAAATGAATACTTATGAAGTCTTCCAAAAGCAATTAACAATCCAAGGTTCATTTATTAATCCAAATGCATTTGAAGATTCATTAGCTTTGTTGTCATCAGGAAAGTTGGATGTTGAATCATTGATGTCACATGAATTGGACTATAACACAGTTGATGACTTCGTAAATGGTAAATTAGGCGTTGTTTCAAAGGCTGTTGTTAAGGTTGGTGGAGAAGAGGCATAA
- a CDS encoding sugar specific permease () yields MNAKNVTQGTTVNRGRTLTISASLSYFVFSLIINAAGNVLTVVTSQKIHPTFLGSAYWTAAQAGFNKAVFQGSNATLGWIFFIVGVLIAILNVFLQGYFNWKKFVGNIAFMVPFSLLISFFASAFSQVLPESHSVLVTVIYTLLNFLGVVMIGLAISIYQRTNLILHPADDLMQILRFKYFKGAAAKAMWASYIPPTIIGIIAIIILPDFSNYGLGTIFAFLFQGGITGWGDKYIFPNLKHQGI; encoded by the coding sequence ATGAACGCTAAAAACGTAACACAGGGTACGACTGTAAATCGTGGTCGTACGCTTACGATTAGCGCTTCCTTATCATATTTTGTTTTTTCTTTGATAATCAACGCGGCCGGTAACGTGCTTACAGTCGTTACTAGTCAAAAAATCCACCCAACTTTCTTAGGCTCAGCGTATTGGACTGCTGCACAAGCAGGATTCAATAAGGCAGTCTTTCAGGGATCTAATGCCACACTTGGTTGGATATTCTTCATCGTAGGTGTATTGATTGCTATATTGAATGTGTTTTTACAAGGATATTTTAATTGGAAAAAGTTTGTTGGAAATATTGCCTTTATGGTGCCATTTTCATTGCTAATTAGTTTTTTTGCCAGCGCGTTTTCCCAAGTGTTACCAGAGTCACATAGTGTTTTGGTTACAGTAATATATACGTTATTGAATTTCTTAGGTGTTGTCATGATTGGTCTTGCAATATCAATTTATCAACGGACTAACTTGATTTTGCACCCAGCAGATGATTTAATGCAAATCTTGCGATTTAAGTATTTCAAGGGTGCCGCCGCGAAGGCCATGTGGGCATCTTACATTCCACCAACAATTATTGGTATTATTGCAATTATTATCTTGCCTGATTTTTCAAATTATGGCTTGGGAACAATATTTGCCTTTCTATTTCAAGGTGGTATTACTGGGTGGGGTGATAAATATATTTTCCCTAACTTGAAACATCAAGGTATTTAG
- a CDS encoding VOC family protein, producing the protein MSFSDYYSGVQHIGIPTKDLATAEAFWTKLGFNKTGDFPVGNVIFMKRDNLVIETWQQDEVAGQPGAINHISMDTTDADAAFTAAKAEGFKLIDSEVQHLAFWEKGIKFFNVEGPDAVIVEFCEIVK; encoded by the coding sequence ATGTCATTTTCAGATTATTATTCAGGTGTGCAACACATTGGTATTCCAACAAAAGATTTAGCTACTGCTGAAGCTTTTTGGACGAAGCTTGGTTTTAATAAGACAGGTGATTTTCCAGTTGGAAACGTTATCTTTATGAAGCGTGACAATCTTGTGATTGAAACGTGGCAACAAGACGAAGTCGCAGGACAACCTGGGGCAATTAATCACATCTCAATGGACACGACAGATGCAGATGCAGCTTTTACAGCAGCAAAAGCTGAAGGTTTCAAGTTAATTGATTCTGAAGTACAACATTTGGCCTTTTGGGAAAAGGGCATTAAATTCTTCAATGTAGAAGGACCTGATGCTGTGATAGTTGAATTTTGTGAGATCGTCAAATAA